One genomic segment of Methylocystis sp. SC2 includes these proteins:
- a CDS encoding non-ribosomal peptide synthetase, which yields MLLAPPLRPSSPIALELPLIAAQPGIWMGDQVSPTRNAFIVAQYVELKGVVDVDSFRAAIRIGLSEADTVHARFIESEGRLSQIIPQRRNAGESPDPDVVDVSEEPDPEAAALASMRADLAADLPLDGDASLYRHALIRLGETLNGERWFWYQRYHHLMVDGFSFAAIARRIADIYTALRRRTPFGDSPFTSFAEVVEEYQSYEGSKAQEADRSFWQDHAQNLPTPIALSPPSARTPQAGAVSLPLRRRISLPPDVMTAMETQGAVVRVSGVEMAMAAVFVYLHRMSGATRLTVGMPFMRRMGSIALFAAGPVVNVLPVQLSVEPSMLLSEAATALALELRAVRRRQRYEAEQLRRDLGLVGSDRSLYGPMLNLKMFDYRLDFDGVAGVTHQLASGPVEDMEVDLYVDDGRLTIDLVANCDRYDKQDLELHAKRLACLVERLAEDPKLRIGAAPLLTEGERALIAAANDTAKDVPPLTLCDMLAAQAARTPDAIALLDADHRFTYREVRRQVSRLAHMLADAGVVAEDHVAVALPRSVHLSLAIMAALETGAAYLPLDINYPDERLAYMVEDAAPRLIITSETLRSRFEKMGPVLIFDELASGVEEHSFAPKTALTPGHPAYIIYTSGSTGKPKGVVVSHGAVVNLLYWLQDEYSLSADDVVLQKTPCSFDVSVGEFFWPLTCGARLVMAPEDVDRDPESLLHVIRDYRVTTMNFVPSLLAAFVAGVRASANAACDAMSLHAVFCIGEALSKELAEAFENLFHAPLHNVYGPTEATVEVTYQPAFGQALASARGPGVPIGRPLWNTGLRILDARLRPAPIGVAGDLYLTGAQLAQGYWRRASLTASRFVADPEANGERMYRTGDIARWLPDGTVDYLGRSDDQLKIRGQRIELGEIESALRDQPGVGQAAVIARILGCGNAPALASDARQLIGYVTPATLGDELDGEALRAALGKRLPAYMTPVAIVVLREFPLSANGKLDRKALPDPSESAQSKSRQPLPGPEAMLAELIADVLRVDRVGADDDFFFLGGDSISAIGLCAALRRRGALLRPRDIFECRSVARMAQALDSRAPAPTVATLDSNQISDAELDALRERYGPIAAVLPALPLQEGLLFHARLGEQASRYNAISRFDIAGPLDVERLKDALETLLRRHPQLAAVFDVQRGAALQILPLLDENSRLRNWPWKLCKLDACDEERQVAELDRLERAELDRDFLGAEAQERMMAQATLVRLAADRHVLLICSHHLIGDGWSSTIMLRELLGAYAGHALPPLTPDYQTVVRRLTSRDPDPARFAWREALQGVAPTVLFEETKRFGAIYELSLRFRPGLIEQLEALRRSRGLTLNTLMQGVWGAFLATMTGRSDVVFGSPMSGRSEAIEGVEAHIGLFTNTLPVRLQLCPDQPLLEQLVDVQQRQIRLLEHDGVGLGEIQRLCDVPNLFDTLLVVENYPEDANLFAADFGGLRCVGARNRGYTHYPLTLMVLPGRELELRLEYREGVEEPERIARRVTRLLEQIVDRPDAPLSAMDVLLPEERDLLARVNTTKAANHPSTLCELLADQAQCTPDAIALVDADHALSYREVRRQVTALARIFVGAGVATGDIVAIALPRSVRLVIALMAAQEAGAAYLPLDTSYPEERLTHMVQDARPRLIVTTQELQDRFERLGASLVYEELLDGPNEDSLKSVIRSSPDDAAYVIYTSGSTGRPKGVTVSHKAIVNRLRWMQHEYRLSADDVVLQKTPSSFDVSVWEFFWPLMTGARLVVAPPDAHRDPRELLRLIQEHRVSVIHFVPSMLATFVATAKSESGHAADSSSLRLVFCSGEALSKELTRSYGTSFGAPLHNLYGPTEAAVDVTYQQACGVGADDAAEAASVPIGRPVWNTALRVLDGWLRPTPIGVAGELYLSGVQLADGYLGRPSLTASRFVADPFADGERMYRTGDIVRWLGNGTVEYLGRGDDQIKIRGQRIELGEIESVLLEQPDVAQAAVLARATGERVGGGADERQLIGYVVPSKNMELDGEALRRALVRRLPGHMIPTAVICMKEFPLNASGKLDRKALPAPGSALHRQGRKPLPGIETTLSEIFARVLGVDGVNADDDFFALGGHSLLAMQLAAALETEFKTPVSVGEVIVNSSVERLARALFEEQAGEERKAGFGEVLHLRSGAGAPLICIHPASGFSWQFSVLTRYLQSDCPVIGLQSPRPNGVIAVSDTMDEVCKKHLETIRSIQPHGPYRLLGYSLGGVVAQAIAARLVEEGDAVEFLGLLDTYPPEIQDWSRPPTEDEEKEIEKERALFMNASKDALDSALAKEKVEMFGNIMRNYEDSVRLLSTAKTARYSGPATLFVARRTLPAGMDVQETWRPYVGQLNVVDLDCAHTDIVSPRSLQALGPILNSLLRDSEARS from the coding sequence GTGCTTCTTGCTCCGCCTTTGCGGCCTTCCTCGCCGATCGCGCTTGAGCTTCCGCTCATCGCGGCGCAGCCGGGCATCTGGATGGGGGACCAAGTGTCCCCGACGCGAAACGCTTTCATCGTCGCGCAATACGTAGAGTTGAAGGGCGTCGTGGATGTCGACTCTTTCCGCGCGGCCATTCGCATCGGACTTTCTGAGGCTGATACCGTTCATGCCCGGTTTATCGAGTCCGAGGGGCGGCTCTCGCAAATCATTCCTCAACGCCGAAACGCCGGGGAGTCGCCCGATCCGGACGTCGTTGACGTCAGCGAAGAACCCGATCCGGAGGCTGCGGCGCTTGCCTCCATGCGCGCCGATCTGGCCGCGGATCTGCCGTTGGACGGCGACGCGTCGCTTTATCGGCATGCGCTGATTCGTCTTGGCGAAACATTGAACGGCGAACGATGGTTCTGGTATCAGCGATACCATCATTTGATGGTCGACGGTTTCAGCTTCGCCGCCATCGCGCGGCGCATCGCCGATATCTACACGGCGCTAAGGCGCCGTACGCCTTTCGGGGATTCGCCTTTCACCTCCTTCGCCGAGGTCGTCGAAGAATACCAGTCCTACGAGGGTTCGAAAGCGCAGGAAGCCGACCGATCTTTTTGGCAGGACCACGCCCAAAATCTCCCAACACCTATCGCCTTGTCGCCGCCGAGCGCAAGGACGCCCCAGGCCGGGGCTGTGTCCTTGCCGCTGCGGCGAAGAATATCTCTTCCGCCAGACGTCATGACGGCGATGGAGACGCAAGGCGCCGTGGTTCGCGTCTCCGGCGTCGAAATGGCGATGGCCGCCGTCTTTGTTTATCTGCATCGGATGAGCGGCGCGACGCGATTGACGGTCGGCATGCCCTTCATGCGACGCATGGGATCCATTGCGCTCTTCGCCGCAGGTCCTGTCGTCAACGTCCTGCCTGTGCAGCTGAGTGTCGAACCTTCGATGTTACTGTCGGAGGCGGCGACAGCGCTTGCCTTGGAACTGAGGGCGGTGCGGCGGCGGCAGCGGTATGAAGCCGAACAGCTGCGGCGAGATCTCGGGTTGGTCGGTTCGGATCGATCTCTCTACGGGCCGATGCTCAATCTCAAAATGTTCGACTATCGCCTCGATTTCGATGGCGTCGCCGGCGTGACGCATCAGCTGGCGTCAGGGCCCGTCGAAGACATGGAAGTCGACCTTTATGTCGACGACGGCAGACTGACGATCGATCTCGTCGCGAATTGCGACCGCTACGACAAGCAGGATCTGGAACTGCACGCGAAGAGGCTCGCCTGTCTCGTGGAGCGTCTCGCGGAAGATCCGAAGCTTAGGATCGGCGCGGCGCCGCTCTTGACCGAAGGCGAGCGCGCGCTGATCGCGGCGGCGAACGACACGGCGAAAGATGTTCCACCGCTGACATTATGCGACATGCTCGCAGCCCAGGCGGCAAGAACGCCAGACGCAATCGCGCTCCTGGATGCCGACCATAGGTTCACCTATCGAGAGGTTCGGCGCCAGGTTTCTCGACTTGCGCATATGCTTGCAGATGCGGGGGTGGTCGCCGAGGATCATGTCGCCGTGGCGCTTCCGCGTTCCGTTCATTTGAGCCTGGCGATCATGGCGGCGCTTGAAACGGGCGCCGCCTACTTGCCCCTCGACATCAATTATCCCGACGAGCGACTGGCTTATATGGTCGAAGACGCCGCGCCGCGATTGATCATCACCAGTGAGACCCTGCGAAGCCGCTTCGAAAAAATGGGGCCGGTTCTGATCTTCGATGAGCTTGCGTCCGGCGTCGAAGAACATTCGTTCGCGCCCAAGACGGCGCTCACACCCGGCCACCCGGCCTATATCATCTACACGTCAGGCAGCACCGGGAAGCCGAAGGGCGTCGTGGTCTCTCACGGCGCGGTCGTCAATCTCCTCTACTGGCTTCAAGACGAATATTCGCTCAGCGCCGATGACGTTGTCTTGCAAAAGACGCCCTGCAGCTTCGACGTCTCCGTCGGCGAGTTCTTCTGGCCGCTGACATGCGGCGCGCGTCTCGTGATGGCGCCCGAAGACGTGGACCGCGATCCGGAATCCCTGCTTCACGTCATCCGCGACTATCGGGTTACGACGATGAATTTTGTGCCGTCGCTGCTCGCCGCCTTTGTCGCCGGCGTTCGGGCGTCGGCGAACGCCGCGTGTGACGCTATGAGCCTGCATGCTGTGTTTTGCATTGGCGAGGCACTATCGAAGGAGCTCGCTGAAGCATTCGAGAACCTGTTTCACGCCCCGCTGCATAATGTTTATGGACCGACCGAAGCCACGGTCGAGGTGACCTATCAACCTGCGTTCGGACAAGCGCTCGCGTCGGCGCGGGGTCCGGGCGTGCCGATCGGACGTCCGCTGTGGAACACAGGCTTGCGCATATTGGACGCGCGCTTGCGTCCTGCGCCGATCGGCGTCGCCGGCGATCTCTATCTGACGGGGGCGCAGCTTGCGCAAGGCTATTGGCGCCGCGCGTCGCTGACCGCAAGCCGGTTCGTCGCTGACCCGGAAGCCAATGGCGAGCGCATGTATCGCACCGGCGACATCGCGCGCTGGCTGCCCGACGGAACCGTCGATTATCTGGGTCGCAGCGACGATCAGCTCAAAATTCGCGGCCAGCGAATCGAACTCGGCGAAATTGAAAGCGCTCTGCGAGATCAGCCCGGCGTCGGACAGGCGGCCGTCATCGCGCGCATTCTTGGCTGCGGGAATGCGCCGGCGCTTGCTTCTGATGCTCGACAACTCATCGGCTATGTCACGCCGGCGACGCTCGGCGACGAACTCGACGGCGAAGCGTTGCGCGCGGCGCTGGGCAAGCGCCTTCCCGCCTATATGACGCCTGTTGCGATCGTGGTTTTGAGAGAATTTCCGCTGAGCGCCAACGGCAAGCTCGATCGGAAGGCTTTGCCCGATCCGTCCGAGTCGGCTCAATCAAAAAGTCGTCAGCCGCTCCCTGGACCCGAAGCGATGCTGGCCGAACTTATCGCTGACGTCTTGCGCGTGGACCGCGTCGGCGCCGATGACGACTTTTTCTTTCTCGGCGGCGACAGCATTTCCGCGATAGGCCTCTGCGCGGCGCTGCGTCGGCGGGGCGCTCTGTTGCGCCCGCGAGACATCTTCGAATGCCGAAGCGTCGCCCGCATGGCTCAGGCGCTCGACTCACGGGCGCCCGCGCCCACCGTAGCGACGCTTGACTCCAACCAAATCAGCGACGCGGAGCTCGATGCGCTGCGGGAGCGTTATGGTCCAATCGCCGCCGTACTGCCTGCATTGCCGTTACAAGAAGGATTGTTGTTCCATGCCCGGCTTGGCGAGCAGGCCAGCCGCTACAACGCTATCTCGCGCTTTGACATCGCAGGTCCGCTCGATGTCGAAAGACTCAAGGATGCGCTGGAGACGCTGCTCCGCCGTCACCCCCAATTGGCGGCGGTCTTTGACGTTCAACGGGGCGCCGCGCTGCAAATCCTTCCGCTGCTCGATGAGAACTCCCGTCTACGAAACTGGCCATGGAAGCTTTGTAAGCTCGACGCATGCGATGAAGAGCGGCAGGTCGCCGAACTCGATCGTCTCGAGCGGGCGGAGCTCGATCGGGATTTTCTTGGTGCCGAGGCGCAGGAACGGATGATGGCGCAGGCGACGCTCGTGCGCCTTGCCGCCGACAGACATGTTCTGCTGATCTGCTCGCATCATTTGATCGGCGACGGCTGGTCTTCAACGATCATGCTGCGAGAGCTGCTCGGCGCCTATGCGGGTCATGCGTTGCCGCCTCTCACTCCCGATTATCAAACGGTCGTGCGTCGCCTCACAAGCCGTGATCCGGACCCGGCGCGTTTCGCCTGGCGAGAGGCGCTGCAAGGCGTCGCGCCGACAGTGCTGTTTGAAGAGACGAAGCGCTTCGGCGCCATTTATGAACTTTCGCTTCGCTTTCGGCCAGGACTCATTGAACAGCTCGAGGCGCTGCGCCGCAGCCGCGGCCTGACGCTCAACACGCTGATGCAAGGCGTTTGGGGAGCATTCCTTGCAACAATGACGGGTCGCAGCGACGTCGTCTTCGGGTCGCCAATGTCGGGCCGTTCCGAGGCGATCGAAGGCGTCGAAGCGCACATCGGACTTTTCACTAATACGCTGCCTGTCCGCTTGCAGTTATGTCCCGATCAGCCGCTGCTCGAGCAGCTTGTCGATGTGCAGCAGCGACAAATTCGGCTGCTGGAGCATGACGGCGTTGGCCTTGGCGAAATCCAGCGGCTGTGCGACGTTCCGAACCTGTTCGACACATTGCTCGTGGTCGAGAATTATCCGGAAGACGCGAATCTGTTCGCGGCGGACTTCGGCGGTCTGCGATGCGTCGGCGCCCGCAACCGCGGCTATACGCATTATCCTTTGACGCTGATGGTTCTGCCGGGCAGGGAGCTGGAGCTGCGGCTCGAATATCGCGAAGGCGTCGAGGAGCCGGAGCGCATCGCCCGCCGTGTGACAAGACTGCTGGAGCAGATCGTCGACCGACCCGACGCGCCGCTCTCTGCGATGGACGTTTTGCTGCCCGAGGAGCGAGATCTGCTCGCGCGCGTCAACACGACGAAGGCGGCGAATCATCCGAGCACTCTATGTGAGCTGCTGGCGGACCAGGCGCAGTGCACGCCGGACGCCATTGCGCTGGTCGACGCCGATCATGCGCTGTCCTACCGCGAGGTTCGGCGACAAGTGACGGCGCTGGCGCGCATCTTCGTGGGCGCCGGCGTCGCGACCGGCGACATCGTCGCGATTGCGCTGCCGCGTTCTGTGCGACTCGTCATCGCGCTGATGGCCGCGCAAGAAGCGGGCGCCGCCTATCTGCCGCTCGACACCAGCTATCCGGAAGAACGTCTTACGCACATGGTGCAAGACGCTCGACCTCGCCTCATCGTCACGACGCAAGAGTTGCAGGATCGCTTCGAGCGCCTAGGCGCATCGCTCGTCTATGAAGAGCTGTTGGATGGTCCAAACGAGGACAGCTTAAAGAGCGTCATCCGCTCAAGCCCCGATGATGCGGCCTATGTCATCTACACCTCCGGCTCGACAGGCCGCCCCAAGGGCGTGACGGTCTCTCACAAGGCGATCGTCAACCGTTTGCGCTGGATGCAGCACGAGTACCGATTGAGCGCTGACGACGTCGTTCTGCAGAAAACCCCAAGCAGCTTCGATGTTTCTGTGTGGGAGTTCTTCTGGCCGCTGATGACGGGCGCGCGTCTCGTCGTCGCGCCGCCCGACGCGCATCGCGATCCACGCGAGCTGCTTCGGCTCATTCAGGAGCACCGCGTCAGCGTGATCCATTTCGTTCCATCCATGCTCGCGACCTTCGTCGCGACGGCCAAATCCGAGTCCGGCCATGCGGCGGACTCCAGCAGTTTGCGCCTCGTATTCTGCAGCGGCGAAGCGCTGTCGAAGGAATTGACCCGGTCCTATGGGACGTCGTTCGGCGCGCCTTTGCATAATCTCTACGGTCCGACGGAGGCGGCCGTCGACGTCACCTATCAGCAGGCCTGCGGAGTCGGCGCGGACGACGCTGCTGAAGCGGCCAGCGTTCCCATCGGCAGGCCTGTGTGGAACACCGCCTTGAGGGTTCTCGACGGTTGGCTGCGGCCGACGCCGATCGGAGTCGCAGGCGAACTTTATCTTTCGGGCGTCCAGCTTGCCGATGGTTACCTCGGCCGCCCGTCGCTTACGGCCAGTCGTTTCGTCGCCGATCCTTTTGCGGACGGCGAAAGAATGTATCGCACGGGCGACATCGTCCGCTGGCTCGGGAACGGAACCGTCGAATATCTTGGTCGAGGCGACGACCAGATCAAGATCCGCGGTCAGCGGATCGAACTCGGCGAAATTGAAAGCGTGCTGCTGGAGCAGCCCGACGTCGCGCAGGCCGCGGTCTTGGCAAGAGCGACGGGCGAACGAGTCGGCGGCGGCGCCGATGAGCGTCAGCTGATCGGCTATGTCGTTCCATCAAAAAATATGGAGCTCGATGGCGAGGCGTTGCGCCGGGCGCTTGTGCGGCGTCTCCCGGGCCATATGATTCCGACAGCCGTCATCTGCATGAAGGAGTTTCCGCTCAACGCCAGCGGCAAACTCGACAGAAAGGCGTTGCCGGCGCCGGGAAGCGCGCTTCATCGCCAAGGCCGCAAGCCGCTTCCGGGAATCGAGACGACTCTCTCGGAAATATTTGCGCGCGTTCTCGGCGTAGATGGGGTCAACGCCGACGACGACTTCTTCGCGCTCGGCGGACATTCTCTGCTCGCCATGCAGCTTGCCGCGGCGTTGGAGACGGAATTCAAGACGCCTGTCTCCGTCGGCGAAGTCATCGTCAATTCGAGCGTCGAGCGGCTTGCGCGCGCGCTTTTCGAGGAACAAGCCGGCGAAGAGCGCAAGGCCGGTTTCGGCGAAGTGCTGCATCTGCGCTCAGGGGCCGGCGCGCCGCTGATCTGCATTCATCCCGCTTCCGGCTTTTCGTGGCAGTTCAGCGTCCTCACCCGCTATCTCCAAAGCGACTGCCCCGTGATCGGACTCCAGTCGCCGCGGCCGAACGGAGTCATCGCCGTCAGCGATACGATGGACGAGGTCTGCAAGAAACATCTCGAAACGATCCGCAGCATACAGCCTCATGGGCCTTACCGGCTGCTCGGCTATTCGCTCGGCGGCGTGGTGGCGCAGGCGATCGCCGCGCGACTTGTCGAAGAAGGCGACGCCGTCGAATTCCTCGGATTGCTCGACACCTATCCGCCAGAAATTCAGGACTGGAGCAGACCGCCCACGGAAGACGAAGAGAAAGAGATCGAGAAGGAGCGCGCGCTATTCATGAACGCCTCCAAAGACGCTCTCGACTCGGCTTTGGCGAAGGAGAAAGTCGAGATGTTCGGCAATATCATGCGGAACTACGAAGATTCAGTGCGTCTACTCTCCACCGCGAAGACGGCGCGCTATTCCGGACCGGCAACGCTATTCGTAGCGAGGCGGACCTTGCCGGCCGGAATGGACGTCCAGGAGACCTGGCGTCCCTATGTGGGCCAGCTCAACGTCGTCGACCTGGACTGCGCCCACACGGACATTGTCTCTCCGCGCTCCTTGCAGGCTTTGGGACCAATTCTCAATAGCCTGCTGCGCGACAGTGAGGCGAGGAGCTAG